The Candidatus Polarisedimenticolia bacterium genome window below encodes:
- a CDS encoding VCBS repeat-containing protein, which translates to MTTARAVLRRFRFLVSIAGFLAAGPAIPAAPPTFATRHVINAFVNGLLPFDVRTEDVDRDGDLDIYTANYSGRVSWFENDGAHPPGPWVEHILTEFADGVEAAVAARVDGDADIDFFTAAFNRDEIAWYENFGDNQTWTLRSITFEVPLAVDVWAADLDRDGDQDAISASGFDSKITWYENMGANSWFSHLIGTSGESVEASDLDQDGDLDVLGGLAWFESDGGSPPSFTSHIVAGSPMIANAVAVLDVDRDGDPDVLSAGQDSDTIAWHENDGGLPPRFTTRIVTTSADFATGVYGADLDGDADVDLLSSSFFDDTVAWFENDGAIPPSFIRHTISTSADGARSVFAADVDEDGDMDVLSASQNNAQVVWHVNDANFADIDFDGLRDELDCAPANGTAFVIPREVSGVRFRSGTLLDWNSSVVGSGSGARYDVVQGTLPHLSAGTGSSEVCLANDASERSLTDGLIPALGTGFYYVVRATNDCGTGTFGSASSGVPRPIASCP; encoded by the coding sequence ATGACCACTGCCCGGGCCGTGCTTCGCCGTTTCCGGTTCCTGGTCTCTATCGCGGGGTTCCTTGCCGCGGGCCCTGCCATCCCTGCCGCTCCGCCCACCTTTGCCACCCGGCATGTGATCAATGCCTTCGTGAACGGCCTGTTGCCGTTCGACGTGCGCACGGAGGACGTGGATCGGGACGGCGACCTGGACATCTACACGGCGAATTACAGCGGCAGGGTCTCCTGGTTCGAGAACGACGGCGCCCATCCACCGGGCCCATGGGTGGAGCACATCCTCACCGAATTCGCCGACGGGGTCGAAGCGGCCGTGGCGGCCCGGGTGGACGGCGACGCCGACATCGATTTTTTCACCGCGGCGTTCAATCGCGACGAGATCGCCTGGTACGAGAACTTCGGAGACAACCAGACCTGGACACTGCGGTCGATTACCTTCGAGGTTCCGCTGGCGGTGGATGTATGGGCAGCCGACCTCGACCGGGATGGAGACCAGGACGCCATTTCGGCCTCCGGCTTCGACAGCAAGATCACCTGGTACGAGAACATGGGGGCCAACTCCTGGTTCTCGCACCTCATCGGGACCTCCGGCGAGTCGGTCGAAGCCTCCGACCTCGACCAGGATGGCGACCTCGATGTCCTAGGAGGCCTGGCCTGGTTCGAGAGCGACGGCGGGTCTCCGCCGTCCTTCACCAGCCACATCGTCGCCGGCAGCCCCATGATCGCCAATGCCGTCGCCGTCCTGGACGTGGATCGCGACGGCGACCCGGACGTGCTTTCAGCCGGCCAGGACAGCGACACGATCGCCTGGCACGAGAACGACGGCGGTCTGCCGCCACGCTTCACCACGCGCATCGTCACGACCTCGGCCGATTTCGCCACGGGAGTCTACGGTGCCGACCTCGACGGCGACGCCGATGTCGACCTTCTGTCATCTTCCTTCTTCGACGACACGGTGGCCTGGTTCGAAAACGATGGAGCCATCCCTCCTTCCTTTATCCGGCACACAATCTCCACCTCCGCCGACGGCGCCCGATCGGTCTTCGCGGCCGACGTCGACGAGGACGGAGACATGGACGTCCTCTCGGCCAGCCAGAACAATGCGCAGGTCGTCTGGCACGTGAACGATGCGAACTTTGCCGACATCGACTTCGACGGGTTGCGCGACGAGCTCGATTGCGCACCCGCCAACGGCACGGCGTTCGTCATCCCGCGCGAAGTCAGCGGCGTGCGGTTTCGCTCCGGCACACTGCTGGACTGGAACAGCTCCGTTGTCGGGTCGGGCAGCGGCGCACGCTACGACGTCGTGCAGGGAACGCTGCCGCACCTCTCGGCGGGAACGGGCTCCTCGGAGGTCTGCCTGGCCAACGATGCGTCGGAGAGGAGCCTGACCGACGGCTTGATCCCCGCTCTCGGGACAGGTTTCTACTATGTTGTCAGAGCAACCAACGACTGCGGGACCGGTACCTTCGGCTCGGCGTCATCGGGGGTTCCCCGGCCCATCGCGTCTTGCCCATAG
- a CDS encoding protein kinase encodes MALAPGTRLGPYEILATAGAGGMGEVYRARDTRLDRTVAIKVLPEPVMADPMRRQRLEREARAVSKLNHPHICVLFDVGHQDGLDFLVMEYLEGETLEERLRKGPLTLAQLWRCSLELAGALDTAHENGIIHRDLKPGNVMLTRGGAKLLDFGLARPASESRPEAAMSEEPTRAAPLTREGAVIGTAPYMSPEQVEGKEVDARSDIFSFGSMLYEMATGRRAFTGKHSISVASAILEKEPEPMRTLQPTAPPALQHIIAVCLAKSPDDRWQSARDLLIELKWAAESVPQTAAGSPSPRKASVWIAWSLAILAVGAAIAVTLIRSPGGQPDRMRPLMRLSAELPPGMIIDRHLGAQLAMSPDGSRIVTMETDLGGEFVRYTITRTLGQSDFVRVPGETGYGPAFSPDGQWLAVAVAGESGGKLRKIPLQGGSPVTLCDVPNSFRGMSWGDDGQIVASFNNGTTGLVRVPSAGGKPEVLTRVDRQKGETEHAWPQVLPGSRAVLFTVYGPRGRLDPEITVLSLVDGTRKAISRSGDYGRYFPSGHLLYFHQDTMLAAPFDLSRLEMEGSPQPVLEGVNVGLGGGADFAFSQTGDAVYASSQGPTFDYEIQWLDASGQSRPLHMLHALYESPSLSPDGKRLAFEMASGPLHGDIWIKDLGRETLSRLTRLPGRNNIPVWTPDGQGIVFFSYGHDAQGIYWVRYDGTGEPQRLMEMGGDFLSPYSFSPDGKRLAYSSYKNGSERCEIWTVPIEGDRDHPRSGRPELFLSGDSFADGPAFSPDGRWLAYFSNESGGYEVYVRPFPGPGERVQVSTGGGTRPLWSPDGRRLYFLDGEARINVVDCSTTGASFSAGRPRRWSEKSLAFVGGNYPYTLAPDGKSFAVVLRSGTQDQPEQAPKDSVQVLLNFSEELAHKAPPSRKPGP; translated from the coding sequence ATGGCCCTCGCTCCTGGCACGAGGTTGGGACCTTACGAAATCCTCGCCACGGCCGGCGCCGGCGGCATGGGTGAAGTCTACCGCGCCCGGGACACCCGGCTCGATCGGACCGTTGCCATCAAGGTCCTTCCCGAGCCGGTGATGGCCGACCCGATGCGGCGCCAGCGTCTGGAGCGCGAGGCGCGCGCCGTCTCGAAGCTGAATCATCCTCACATCTGCGTCTTGTTCGATGTCGGCCATCAGGACGGCCTCGACTTCCTCGTCATGGAGTACCTGGAGGGAGAGACCCTGGAGGAGCGGCTGCGCAAGGGGCCGCTGACGCTCGCCCAGCTCTGGCGCTGCTCGCTGGAGCTGGCGGGGGCCCTCGACACGGCGCATGAGAACGGGATCATCCACCGCGACCTCAAGCCGGGAAACGTGATGCTCACGCGCGGCGGGGCCAAGCTGCTCGACTTTGGATTGGCCCGTCCGGCCTCCGAGTCCCGGCCCGAGGCTGCCATGTCGGAGGAGCCCACGCGGGCTGCGCCGCTCACGCGGGAGGGGGCCGTCATCGGCACGGCTCCCTACATGTCGCCCGAGCAGGTCGAGGGGAAGGAAGTCGACGCGCGCAGCGACATCTTCTCCTTCGGATCGATGCTCTACGAGATGGCGACGGGACGCCGTGCTTTCACCGGGAAGCACTCCATCAGCGTCGCCTCCGCCATCCTCGAGAAGGAGCCGGAGCCGATGCGGACACTGCAGCCGACCGCGCCGCCGGCGCTCCAGCACATCATCGCCGTCTGCCTGGCGAAGAGTCCCGACGACCGCTGGCAGTCGGCGCGCGACCTGCTGATCGAGCTGAAGTGGGCCGCGGAATCGGTCCCGCAGACCGCGGCCGGGTCGCCATCGCCCCGAAAGGCCTCGGTGTGGATCGCCTGGAGTCTGGCCATCCTCGCCGTCGGTGCCGCAATTGCGGTCACTCTGATACGAAGTCCGGGCGGCCAACCCGACCGCATGCGCCCCTTGATGCGATTGAGCGCCGAGCTGCCGCCCGGAATGATCATCGATCGCCATCTGGGCGCGCAGCTGGCGATGTCGCCGGACGGCTCGCGCATCGTGACGATGGAGACCGACCTGGGGGGCGAGTTCGTGCGCTATACGATCACGCGGACGCTGGGCCAGAGCGATTTCGTGCGCGTCCCCGGCGAAACCGGATATGGGCCGGCTTTCTCGCCGGATGGCCAGTGGCTGGCGGTCGCCGTCGCCGGTGAGAGCGGAGGCAAGCTCAGGAAGATCCCGTTGCAGGGCGGCTCGCCCGTCACGCTGTGCGATGTTCCGAATTCGTTCCGAGGCATGAGCTGGGGAGACGACGGCCAGATCGTCGCAAGCTTCAACAACGGGACGACCGGACTGGTGCGCGTCCCTTCGGCTGGAGGCAAGCCGGAGGTGCTGACCCGCGTGGACCGGCAGAAGGGCGAGACCGAGCATGCCTGGCCCCAGGTGCTGCCGGGCAGCCGCGCGGTGCTCTTCACCGTCTATGGTCCGCGCGGCCGGCTGGATCCGGAGATCACCGTCCTGTCGCTCGTCGACGGCACCCGCAAGGCCATCAGTCGCAGCGGTGATTACGGCAGGTATTTCCCCAGCGGACATCTTCTCTATTTCCATCAGGACACCATGCTGGCGGCTCCCTTCGATCTGAGCCGTCTGGAGATGGAGGGGTCGCCCCAGCCGGTGCTCGAGGGGGTCAATGTCGGCCTCGGGGGAGGGGCCGATTTTGCCTTCTCGCAGACGGGAGATGCCGTTTACGCCAGCAGCCAGGGGCCGACCTTCGACTACGAGATCCAATGGCTCGATGCCTCGGGGCAGTCCCGCCCGCTGCACATGTTGCATGCGCTCTACGAGAGTCCTTCACTGTCGCCCGACGGGAAGCGGCTTGCCTTCGAGATGGCGAGCGGTCCGCTGCACGGCGACATCTGGATCAAGGATCTGGGGCGGGAGACCCTCTCACGGCTCACGCGCCTTCCGGGTCGCAACAATATCCCCGTCTGGACTCCCGATGGCCAGGGCATCGTCTTCTTCTCCTACGGCCACGATGCGCAGGGGATTTACTGGGTTCGCTACGACGGGACCGGGGAGCCGCAGCGCCTGATGGAGATGGGGGGGGATTTCCTGTCGCCCTATTCCTTCTCGCCGGACGGCAAGCGCCTCGCCTATTCGTCGTACAAGAATGGCTCCGAGCGCTGCGAGATCTGGACCGTGCCGATCGAGGGGGACCGCGATCATCCCCGATCCGGACGTCCGGAGCTGTTCCTGAGCGGCGACTCCTTTGCCGATGGCCCGGCTTTTTCACCCGATGGCCGCTGGCTGGCCTACTTCTCGAACGAGTCGGGGGGTTACGAGGTCTACGTTCGTCCGTTCCCAGGACCGGGAGAGCGGGTGCAGGTCTCCACCGGCGGTGGGACGCGGCCGCTCTGGTCGCCCGATGGAAGACGTTTGTACTTCCTGGATGGCGAGGCCCGCATCAATGTCGTCGACTGCAGCACGACCGGAGCTTCTTTCAGCGCGGGCCGGCCTCGAAGGTGGTCCGAGAAAAGCCTGGCCTTCGTAGGCGGCAACTACCCTTACACGCTGGCGCCTGACGGAAAGAGCTTCGCCGTGGTGCTGAGGTCTGGAACCCAGGACCAGCCGGAGCAGGCGCCCAAGGACAGTGTGCAGGTGCTCCTGAACTTCTCCGAAGAGCTGGCACACAAGGCACCTCCCTCCAGGAAACCGGGCCCCTAG